The proteins below come from a single Chitinophaga pinensis DSM 2588 genomic window:
- a CDS encoding RNA-directed DNA polymerase, giving the protein MLRLEDQFLDKENFFIAFKKISFYIKQLNEWYDPLVLAEYEATLPKRIADIIDLIKKDQYTPKPIEPLPFPKKSSSTGEKRIRPYYNISLDDQLIWMAIVNVIGKYVEDQMPDWSYGNRLYRPVWFEKNTHDERIIFKKGSLKNTSKYVYRKWGQSWPLYKRHIALTIKVLAKTTHFKTTDIHDEKELSVYEQAAATKFESAKYLKKDYWKKGQYSKLSWVSLDFEKFFPTINSFKIIENITACLTKENGSRRDDVNLILKLIDKMLTFPLNTKGWNQQDLRDSNLFDLPNVQNYRGIPTGLVVGGFLANVAVLDLDKAVDEFVNKNKNIAVFKYVDDHIVLAQSREALLTFLNFYNNNISKLNASLKFQPSKIEPANFLSYDENNGFAYTNEEDVSYELDVEFPTPLMTNTLKKVSHINNIDFNLLEKEDIDNIEIDLKHLLLAEFPKTEIRPDTKMSFASSKLCRLALEIKPDFSIIDPSYENNKDAVENLYKKLKEGQKRIPKDKKEEQEFKNKLKDKAGRHFIANTLALEISKVRKKQEGIFNLLLKALKENPDKVKLWKKCIEFCFQTGYPGINEILNTIGKCSIHERSFTYLISYCFTNIQVNLEKSFFLLNDDQSLFWKTHCSYEFIRNSIDINTKSFSSLSGKYPFSKQARENLNTSKKFVLEQLPEIFKLSTQTEFLNIKNVIRSRKALKNKIYSTNQIWYYLSNYNWRLKDAFFSQTVNKVDLSDPLSWSILSLFPHLIPYKKITEIIDNIPAKGNKLLHPYSEMSNLISSNGFTYDMLKSLKEKSNTRSYLKCVKHYPSIHKILTRADTKYISMEQWLDKLLFESRDLNWIDPRLTEWSLIEIIKQISSSLLKVNRQVNKNIFSAVSKSNYKYVHPSNYLIPVEWGTQHHLNWAEWEKIVSKHKIKLADKRHFIYDHRFYPIQSRWKSTILPFMGSPEIPIVIGLSILLIKLLSKTFTWPPAANKITFIDQLYSSAYIALENEPISSDLRILLNAIFSKTDFNDIFYQNEYIKVSDEIKISGINDYLSLLRKIQDKLKKSHWNVIDREPRQLVYINLDDLNKSSNFFFDTL; this is encoded by the coding sequence ATGTTAAGATTAGAGGATCAATTTTTAGATAAAGAAAACTTCTTTATAGCATTTAAGAAAATTAGTTTCTATATAAAGCAACTGAATGAATGGTATGATCCATTAGTATTAGCTGAATATGAAGCGACCCTTCCCAAGAGAATTGCCGACATAATCGACTTAATAAAAAAGGATCAATACACGCCAAAACCGATCGAGCCACTCCCCTTCCCAAAGAAAAGTAGTTCTACAGGTGAAAAGCGTATCAGACCATATTATAACATTAGCCTTGATGATCAGCTTATCTGGATGGCAATAGTTAACGTTATTGGGAAATATGTAGAAGATCAAATGCCAGACTGGAGTTATGGCAATCGATTATATAGACCTGTTTGGTTTGAAAAAAACACCCATGATGAAAGAATAATATTCAAAAAAGGGTCTCTCAAAAACACGTCTAAATACGTTTATAGGAAATGGGGACAGAGTTGGCCTTTATATAAAAGACATATCGCATTAACAATAAAAGTCTTAGCCAAAACGACTCACTTCAAAACAACAGACATACATGATGAAAAAGAGCTATCGGTCTATGAACAAGCGGCGGCCACAAAATTCGAGAGCGCTAAATACTTGAAGAAAGACTATTGGAAAAAAGGCCAATATTCGAAACTCAGCTGGGTAAGTCTAGATTTTGAGAAATTTTTTCCAACTATAAACTCATTTAAAATAATAGAAAATATTACAGCTTGCTTAACGAAAGAAAATGGCTCAAGAAGAGATGATGTTAATCTGATTTTAAAGTTGATAGATAAAATGCTAACTTTTCCATTAAATACTAAAGGATGGAATCAGCAGGATCTTCGGGATAGCAATCTTTTTGATTTACCCAACGTTCAAAATTACAGGGGCATACCAACTGGATTGGTTGTCGGTGGTTTTTTAGCTAACGTAGCGGTCTTAGATCTTGATAAAGCAGTTGATGAATTTGTCAATAAAAATAAGAATATAGCGGTATTCAAATATGTAGATGATCATATAGTACTTGCCCAATCAAGAGAAGCACTTCTTACATTCCTAAATTTTTATAATAATAATATATCAAAGCTTAACGCTTCTTTAAAATTCCAACCATCCAAAATCGAACCGGCAAACTTTTTAAGTTATGACGAAAATAATGGATTTGCATATACGAATGAAGAAGATGTCAGCTATGAATTAGATGTAGAGTTTCCGACCCCTTTGATGACCAATACTTTGAAAAAAGTCTCACATATCAACAACATTGACTTCAATCTACTGGAAAAAGAAGATATTGACAATATTGAAATCGACCTTAAGCACCTACTACTTGCAGAATTCCCAAAAACTGAAATTCGGCCCGATACGAAGATGTCATTTGCTTCGAGCAAGCTATGTAGGTTGGCACTAGAAATTAAACCGGATTTCTCAATTATTGATCCATCGTATGAAAATAACAAAGATGCTGTTGAGAATTTATATAAAAAATTGAAAGAAGGCCAAAAGAGAATTCCGAAAGATAAAAAAGAAGAACAAGAATTCAAGAATAAACTAAAAGACAAGGCAGGGAGGCATTTTATAGCTAACACACTAGCGCTAGAAATTAGCAAAGTCCGAAAAAAACAAGAAGGGATTTTCAACTTGCTCTTAAAAGCATTAAAAGAAAATCCCGATAAAGTAAAGTTATGGAAGAAATGCATTGAGTTTTGTTTTCAAACAGGCTACCCTGGTATTAATGAGATACTGAATACAATCGGAAAATGTAGTATCCATGAGCGCAGCTTTACTTACCTAATTTCGTACTGCTTTACAAATATACAAGTCAACCTTGAAAAATCATTTTTCTTACTAAATGATGATCAATCACTATTCTGGAAAACTCATTGTTCTTATGAGTTTATTCGTAATTCAATTGACATTAACACGAAATCATTCTCATCATTATCCGGAAAATATCCTTTCTCTAAACAAGCGCGCGAAAATCTAAATACATCAAAGAAATTCGTTCTGGAACAGCTTCCTGAGATATTCAAGCTATCAACCCAAACGGAGTTTTTAAATATTAAAAATGTTATTAGATCCAGAAAGGCACTTAAAAATAAAATATACAGCACAAATCAAATCTGGTATTACTTATCTAATTACAACTGGAGATTAAAAGATGCCTTCTTTTCGCAAACCGTAAATAAAGTTGATTTAAGCGATCCTTTGAGCTGGAGTATTTTGTCACTTTTTCCACATCTAATCCCTTACAAAAAAATCACAGAAATCATTGATAATATACCAGCAAAAGGAAATAAGTTACTGCATCCATATTCAGAAATGTCAAATCTCATAAGTAGTAACGGATTTACATACGATATGCTTAAATCTCTCAAAGAAAAAAGCAACACAAGATCTTATCTTAAATGTGTTAAACATTATCCTTCAATTCATAAAATTCTAACACGAGCCGATACAAAATATATAAGCATGGAGCAGTGGCTTGATAAGTTGCTCTTTGAAAGTCGCGATTTAAATTGGATAGACCCCAGATTGACTGAATGGTCGCTAATCGAGATAATAAAACAAATTTCATCTAGCTTATTAAAAGTTAATCGACAAGTCAATAAAAATATTTTTTCTGCCGTTAGTAAATCTAACTATAAGTATGTCCACCCTTCAAATTATCTAATTCCAGTGGAATGGGGTACTCAGCATCATTTAAACTGGGCTGAATGGGAAAAAATTGTTAGTAAGCATAAAATCAAACTTGCTGATAAAAGACACTTTATTTATGATCATCGCTTTTACCCTATTCAATCACGTTGGAAGAGTACCATATTACCGTTTATGGGAAGTCCTGAAATACCAATTGTGATTGGATTATCAATACTCTTAATTAAATTGTTATCAAAAACTTTCACCTGGCCCCCTGCTGCTAACAAGATAACTTTTATCGATCAACTATATAGTAGCGCATATATTGCTCTTGAGAATGAGCCTATATCATCAGACTTGCGAATTCTTCTGAATGCAATCTTTTCAAAAACAGATTTTAACGACATTTTCTATCAAAATGAGTATATAAAAGTTAGTGATGAAATAAAAATATCAGGAATCAATGACTATCTTTCGCTTTTAAGAAAAATTCAGGACAAGTTGAAAAAAAGCCATTGGAATGTTATAGATCGTGAGCCAAGGCAGCTTGTATACATTAATCTTGACGATTTAAATAAATCAAGTAACTTCTTTTTTGATACCTTATGA
- a CDS encoding DUF262 domain-containing protein, producing the protein MKATAASLLAVVKGPKQFVIPVYQRTYSWQRSQCQQLFRDIIKIGGNTASNGHFIGSVVYFQESIYNTTDVPRLLIIDGQQRVTTVSLVILALSEFMKANEVELETNVAKLRNYYLLNPEEEGELGYKLLLTRKDKETYCNLLDGRRPPEDHSLRLTENYEYFKGQITSENASQIYNGLMKLFVVDVTLEKEKDNPQLIFESMNSTGLDLSQADLIRNYILMGQDIDMQQALYENYWYPMEKSFGNEYTTHFDRFVRDYLSAKTNVISNTGAVYADFKTYTSGWLIKDLLAELTKYAAYYANMVLQKEKDASLLAAFKVITILKVDTAYPFLLAVYNDYSRNTIDKIAFLKILDLIISYIFRRAVCGVPTNSLNKTFLTLYKSIDKSDYVDSLAATMCLFEGSKRFPKENEFNREIKIKDLYNFRQKMYFLDKMENYRRKEVVPVNSYTVEHILPQNEELNSDWQEMLGENWREIQKSWLHTLGNLTLTGYNSELSDRSFLYKKKIEGGFNQSPLNLNNYLRKVDVWNEKQIQERAEELANIASAVWRYPKLPEAKLTAVAEVQRAQDSQYSVNNFDALTGDMLRLFEVLRIRILALDESVTEDVKKLYIAYKTSTNFVDIVELLHL; encoded by the coding sequence ATGAAAGCAACAGCAGCTAGCCTTTTAGCAGTTGTTAAAGGCCCCAAACAATTCGTAATCCCTGTTTATCAACGAACTTATAGTTGGCAACGCAGCCAATGTCAGCAACTATTTCGTGACATAATAAAAATTGGAGGAAATACGGCGTCCAATGGTCATTTTATTGGCTCTGTCGTGTACTTCCAAGAAAGTATTTACAATACCACAGATGTGCCGCGTTTGTTAATTATTGACGGTCAACAGCGTGTCACCACTGTAAGCCTTGTGATTTTGGCGCTTTCCGAGTTTATGAAAGCGAACGAAGTAGAGTTAGAAACAAACGTCGCAAAACTTCGAAACTATTACCTGCTCAATCCAGAGGAGGAAGGAGAACTAGGGTATAAACTACTGTTGACGAGAAAGGACAAAGAGACATACTGTAATCTTCTGGACGGCCGTCGACCACCCGAAGATCATTCGTTGCGGCTGACAGAAAATTATGAGTATTTTAAGGGTCAAATTACGAGTGAAAATGCATCTCAAATATATAACGGTTTGATGAAACTGTTTGTTGTAGATGTAACTCTTGAAAAGGAGAAAGACAATCCCCAGCTCATCTTTGAAAGTATGAATTCCACCGGATTAGATCTGTCACAGGCGGATCTAATCCGAAATTACATTCTAATGGGACAGGACATCGATATGCAACAAGCATTGTATGAGAATTACTGGTATCCGATGGAGAAAAGCTTCGGTAATGAATATACTACGCATTTCGACCGCTTTGTAAGGGACTATTTATCAGCAAAAACCAACGTAATATCTAATACTGGAGCAGTTTATGCGGACTTTAAAACCTACACCAGTGGATGGCTTATAAAAGATCTCCTTGCTGAGCTTACCAAATATGCAGCATACTATGCAAATATGGTGCTGCAAAAGGAGAAAGACGCAAGTTTACTAGCCGCCTTCAAGGTGATCACTATCCTCAAAGTTGACACCGCTTATCCATTCTTATTAGCAGTTTACAATGATTATAGTAGGAATACTATTGATAAGATTGCATTTCTGAAAATTTTAGATCTGATCATAAGCTACATCTTTAGACGAGCAGTTTGTGGAGTGCCAACGAACAGCCTCAATAAAACATTTCTTACTTTGTATAAATCCATTGACAAGTCGGACTATGTAGATAGTCTTGCTGCAACTATGTGTTTATTCGAAGGCTCTAAGCGTTTTCCCAAAGAAAACGAATTTAATAGAGAAATCAAGATCAAGGATTTATATAATTTCAGGCAGAAGATGTACTTCCTAGATAAAATGGAAAACTACCGCAGGAAGGAAGTTGTGCCTGTCAATTCATATACAGTTGAACATATTTTACCGCAAAATGAAGAACTTAACTCTGATTGGCAGGAGATGCTGGGCGAAAATTGGAGAGAGATACAGAAATCCTGGCTTCATACACTAGGGAATCTAACGCTTACGGGGTATAACTCAGAACTAAGCGATCGGTCTTTTTTATATAAAAAGAAGATTGAAGGTGGGTTCAATCAATCCCCACTAAACCTTAATAACTACCTGCGCAAGGTAGATGTTTGGAATGAAAAACAGATTCAGGAACGTGCGGAAGAATTAGCGAACATAGCGTCTGCGGTTTGGCGCTATCCGAAACTTCCGGAAGCAAAGCTGACAGCTGTTGCCGAAGTACAGCGCGCGCAAGATAGTCAATATTCCGTTAACAACTTTGACGCATTAACTGGCGATATGCTCCGCCTTTTTGAAGTGTTAAGAATACGAATATTAGCGCTAGATGAATCAGTGACAGAGGATGTAAAAAAGCTCTATATCGCATATAAAACCTCCACTAACTTTGTTGACATTGTGGAACTGCTACATTTGTGA